In one window of Chelmon rostratus isolate fCheRos1 chromosome 19, fCheRos1.pri, whole genome shotgun sequence DNA:
- the rapgef1b gene encoding rap guanine nucleotide exchange factor 1b isoform X3: protein MSGKIESKQDSQRSHLSSFTMKLMDKFHSPKIKRTPSKKGKQLQPEPTAKSTEKPANKKVSRLEEHEKEVVSALRYFKTIVDKMVVEKKVLEMLPGSASKVLEAILPLVQVEARIQHSSALSSCHNRVYQSLANLIRWADQVMLDGIDLEDKENVASVTSVIKAVLDGVKELVKLTIEKQEQPSPTTPNKPAPPATTTAESVSSEMPLIDREQEASNKTTPPATPAEAASDIPDEDVAPPKPPLPEAKMAELSPPPALPPKKRQSAPSPTRVAVVAPMSRGSSLPCSVHRQQQDYEQEFLQRRFSGGSQSYGGDSPRLSPCSSMGKLSKSDEQLSSMEQDSGQCSRNTSCETLDNTENYDPDYDFLHQDLSAGDNLPPIPVGGCLSPLPESHSESSSPVPGQHPSHPRFSAPPPQQTPEYWTPQPNQTNPLQSSRISAPPALPQKKRRSTQTSPFPDAGSRVLYERYPSQYDNLSEEERHPTPPFPLFTPISPMPQTNGGVFAAQYIASENADVPASPPPLPEKKSRHILQYMQFVEDYSEPQPSVFYQMPQSESIYEQRNKRFQEVCGFNDSFSSTDSVHEPLQPPALPPKQRQLSESANDEGGEGEYVNLYSSSQANGELPLSLRETITADDVLQDPTPQMPSSNSKEGLDKERRQKSTESAGSDEEDVDELSLIDHKEIMSRITLKQENDDGPDVRAGSGDILLVHATETDRKDLVLYCEAFLTTYRTFITPEDLIKKLHYRYTSFCHSPDTFKKRVSKNTFFVLVRVVDELCLVELTEDILKQLMDLVFTLVCNGELSLARVLRKNILDKVEQKKLLRYTNSLKPLAARGVSARPGTLHDFRSHEIADQLTLLDAELFYKIEIPEVLLWAKEQNEEKSPNLTQFTEHFNNMSYWVRSLIIQQEKAQDREKLLLKFIKIMKHLRKLNNFNSYLAILSALDSAPIRRLEWQKQTSEGLEEYCTLIDSSSSFRAYRAALAEVEPPCIPYLGLILQDLTFVHLGNPDLIDGKVNFSKRWQQFNILDSMRRFQQVHYELKRNEDIVSFFNDFSDHLAEEALWELSLKIKPRNITRRKTDREEKT, encoded by the exons ACTCACAACGGTCCCATCTGTCCTCTTTCACCATGAAGCTAATGGACAAATTCCACTCTCCCAAGATCAAGAGGACTCCATCCAAGAAGGGCAAGCAACTGCAGCCCGAGCCAACAGCGAAAAGTACTGAGAAACCTGCTAACAAG AAGGTTAGTCGGCTGGAAGAGCACGAGAAGGAGGTGGTCAGTGCCCTGCGCTACTTCAAAACAATCGTGGACAAAATGGTCGTGGAGAAGAAGGTGCTGGAGATGCTTCCAGGCTCAGCAAGCAAGGTGCTTGAAGCCATCCTGCCTCTGGTTCAGGTTGAGGCCCGGATACAGCACAG TTCAGCGCTGTCTTCCTGCCATAACCGTGTATATCAGAGTCTGGCCAACCTTATTCGCTGGGCGGACCAGGTGATGCTGGATGGAATCGACTTGGAAGACAAGGAAAATGTGGCATCTGTCACCAGCGTCATCAAAGCAGTTTTGGATGGAGTAAAG GAGTTGGTGAAGCTGACCATAGAGAAACAGGAGCAGCCATCACCCACCACCCCTAACAAACCAGCCCCACCTGCTACTaccacagcagagag CGTGTCATCAGAGATGCCCTTGATAGATCGGGAGCAGGAGGCCTCGAATAAGACGACTCCGCCAGCTACCCCTGCAGAGGCTGCCTCTGACATACCAGATGAGGACGTGGCCCCTCCCAAACCCCCACTTCCAGAAGCCAAAATGGCAGAGCTCAG TCCTCCACCAGCTCTTCCCCCTAAGAAGCGTCAGTCAGCCCCTTCTCCTACACGGGTTGCAGTGGTTGCCCCAATGAGCCGCGGCTCCAGCCTGCCCTGCAGCGtccacagacag cagcaggactATGAGCAAGAGTTCCTTCAGAGGCGTTTCTCTGGGGGGAGCCAGTCCTATGGGGGCGACTCGCCACGTCTGTCTCCGTGCAGCAGCATGGGGAAACTTAGCAAGTCTGATGAGCAGCTCTCGTCTATGGAGCAGGACAGTGGTCAGTGTTCTCGTAACACCAGCTGCGAGACACTTG acaacacagagaatTACGACCCGGACTATGACTTTCTCCACCAGGACTTGTCAGCTGGTGATAACCTACCCCCAATACCAGTAGGAGGGTGCTTGAGCCCACTGCCTGAGTCTCACAGCGAGTCCTCCTCCCCAGTCCCCGGACAGCATCCCTCACATCCCCGCTTCAGTGCTCCTCCACCCCAGCAGACGCCAGAATACTGGACCCCACAGCCCAATCAAACCAATCCCTTACAGTCCTCCCGCATCAGCGCGCCCCCTGCCCTGCCCCAGAAGAAGAGACGCAGCACCCAGACATCGCCCTTCCCTGACGCAGGATCAAGGGTGCTGTACGAGCGCTACCCCTCCCAGTATGACAACTTGTCAGAAGAGGAGCGGCACCCTACACCGCCATTCCCCCTTTTCACACCTATCTCACCCATGCCCCAGACAAATGGGGGCGTGTTCGCCGCCCAATACATAGCCAGCGAGAATGCAGATGTCCCCGCCAGCCCACCGCCACTGCCGGAAAAGAAAAGTAGACACA TCCTCCAGTACATGCAGTTTGTTGAAGACTACTCTGAGCCGCAGCCCTCCGTGTTCTACCAGATGCCACAGAGCGAGAGCATCTATGAACAGCGTAACAAGCGCTTCCAGGAGGTGTGCGGCTTCAACGACTCCTTCAGCAGCACCGACTCGGTCCATGAGCCGCTGCAGCCTCCAGCACTGCCCCCAAAACAAAGGCAACTG AGCGAGAGCGCGAATGACGAGGGCGGGGAGGGGGAGTACGTCAACTTGTACTCATCCAGCCAGGCCAATGGAGAgctgcctctctccctcaga GAAACAATCACAGCTGACGATGTACTTCAAGACCCCACCCCTCAGATGCCTTCCTCCAACAGCAAAGAGGGTTTGGACAAGGAAAG GAGGCAGAAGTCGACAGAGTCGGCTGGGAGCGACGAGGAGGACGTGGACGAGCTCTCCCTCATAGATCACAAGGAGATCATGAGCAGGATAACACTAAAACAAGAA AATGATGATGGGCCTGACGTTCGTGCTGGATCAGGAGATATTCTATTAGTCCACGCTACAGAAACAGACCGCAAAG ATCTTGTTTTGTACTGTGAAGCCTTTCTGACAACATATAGGACTTTTATAACCCCCGAGGACCTCATTAAGAAGCTACACTACAG ATACACTAGTTTCTGCCACAGTCCGGACACCTTCAAGAAGCGAGTCAGCAAGAACACGTTCTTTGTGCTGGTTCGTGTGGTGGATGAGCTGTG ctTGGTGGAACTGACTGAGGACATCTTGAAACAGCTAATGGACCTGGTGTTCACGCTGGTGTGCAATGGCGAGCTCAGCCTCGCCCGTGTGCTCCGCAAGAACATTTTGGATAAGGTGGagcagaagaagctgctgcGCTACACTAACTCCCTCAAGCCACTCGCTGCCCGGGGGGTCTCTGCAAG GCCTGGAACGCTCCATGACTTCCGCAGTCATGAGATCGCCGATCAGCTCACTCTCCTCGATGCTGAACTCTTCTATAAAATCGAG ATTCCTGAGGTGCTGCTCTGGGCCAAGGAGCAGAATGAGGAGAAGAGTCCGAACCTGACTCAGTTCACAGAGCACTTTAACAACATGAGCTATTG GGTCCGCTCTTTGATAATCCAGCAGGAGAAAGCtcaagacagagagaagctgcttCTGAAGTTCATCAAGATAATGAAG CACTTACGAAAGTTGAATAATTTCAACTCCTACCTGGCAATACTGTCCGCCCTGGACTCTGCCCCCATTAGGAGATTGGAGTGGCAGAAACAGACCTCAGAG GGATTGGAGGAATATTGCACGTTGATTgacagctcctcctccttcagagCATACAGAGCTGCTCTGGCTGAAGTGGAGCCTCCATGCATCCCGTACCT GGGTCTCATTCTGCAGGACTTGACCTTCGTCCATTTGGGGAACCCTGACCTCATAGACGGGAAGGTGAACTTCTCCAAACGCTGGCAGCAGTTCAACATCTTGGACAGCATGCGCCGCTTCCAGCAAGT GCATTACGAGCTGAAGCGCAACGAAGACATCGTCTCATTCTTCAATGACTTCAGCGACCACCTGGCAGAGGAGGCCCTGTGGGAGCTGTCGCTGAAGATCAAGCCCAGGAACATCACCAGGCGCAAGACGGACCGCGAGGAGAAGACCTAG
- the rapgef1b gene encoding rap guanine nucleotide exchange factor 1b isoform X2, translating into MSGKIESKQDSQRSHLSSFTMKLMDKFHSPKIKRTPSKKGKQLQPEPTAKSTEKPANKKVSRLEEHEKEVVSALRYFKTIVDKMVVEKKVLEMLPGSASKVLEAILPLVQVEARIQHSSALSSCHNRVYQSLANLIRWADQVMLDGIDLEDKENVASVTSVIKAVLDGVKELVKLTIEKQEQPSPTTPNKPAPPATTTAESSVSSEMPLIDREQEASNKTTPPATPAEAASDIPDEDVAPPKPPLPEAKMAELSPPPALPPKKRQSAPSPTRVAVVAPMSRGSSLPCSVHRQQDYEQEFLQRRFSGGSQSYGGDSPRLSPCSSMGKLSKSDEQLSSMEQDSGQCSRNTSCETLDNTENYDPDYDFLHQDLSAGDNLPPIPVGGCLSPLPESHSESSSPVPGQHPSHPRFSAPPPQQTPEYWTPQPNQTNPLQSSRISAPPALPQKKRRSTQTSPFPDAGSRVLYERYPSQYDNLSEEERHPTPPFPLFTPISPMPQTNGGVFAAQYIASENADVPASPPPLPEKKSRHILQYMQFVEDYSEPQPSVFYQMPQSESIYEQRNKRFQEVCGFNDSFSSTDSVHEPLQPPALPPKQRQLSESANDEGGEGEYVNLYSSSQANGELPLSLRETITADDVLQDPTPQMPSSNSKEGLDKERRQKSTESAGSDEEDVDELSLIDHKEIMSRITLKQENDDGPDVRAGSGDILLVHATETDRKDLVLYCEAFLTTYRTFITPEDLIKKLHYRYTSFCHSPDTFKKRVSKNTFFVLVRVVDELCLVELTEDILKQLMDLVFTLVCNGELSLARVLRKNILDKVEQKKLLRYTNSLKPLAARGVSARPGTLHDFRSHEIADQLTLLDAELFYKIEIPEVLLWAKEQNEEKSPNLTQFTEHFNNMSYWVRSLIIQQEKAQDREKLLLKFIKIMKHLRKLNNFNSYLAILSALDSAPIRRLEWQKQTSEGLEEYCTLIDSSSSFRAYRAALAEVEPPCIPYLGLILQDLTFVHLGNPDLIDGKVNFSKRWQQFNILDSMRRFQQVHYELKRNEDIVSFFNDFSDHLAEEALWELSLKIKPRNITRRKTDREEKT; encoded by the exons ACTCACAACGGTCCCATCTGTCCTCTTTCACCATGAAGCTAATGGACAAATTCCACTCTCCCAAGATCAAGAGGACTCCATCCAAGAAGGGCAAGCAACTGCAGCCCGAGCCAACAGCGAAAAGTACTGAGAAACCTGCTAACAAG AAGGTTAGTCGGCTGGAAGAGCACGAGAAGGAGGTGGTCAGTGCCCTGCGCTACTTCAAAACAATCGTGGACAAAATGGTCGTGGAGAAGAAGGTGCTGGAGATGCTTCCAGGCTCAGCAAGCAAGGTGCTTGAAGCCATCCTGCCTCTGGTTCAGGTTGAGGCCCGGATACAGCACAG TTCAGCGCTGTCTTCCTGCCATAACCGTGTATATCAGAGTCTGGCCAACCTTATTCGCTGGGCGGACCAGGTGATGCTGGATGGAATCGACTTGGAAGACAAGGAAAATGTGGCATCTGTCACCAGCGTCATCAAAGCAGTTTTGGATGGAGTAAAG GAGTTGGTGAAGCTGACCATAGAGAAACAGGAGCAGCCATCACCCACCACCCCTAACAAACCAGCCCCACCTGCTACTaccacagcagagag CAGCGTGTCATCAGAGATGCCCTTGATAGATCGGGAGCAGGAGGCCTCGAATAAGACGACTCCGCCAGCTACCCCTGCAGAGGCTGCCTCTGACATACCAGATGAGGACGTGGCCCCTCCCAAACCCCCACTTCCAGAAGCCAAAATGGCAGAGCTCAG TCCTCCACCAGCTCTTCCCCCTAAGAAGCGTCAGTCAGCCCCTTCTCCTACACGGGTTGCAGTGGTTGCCCCAATGAGCCGCGGCTCCAGCCTGCCCTGCAGCGtccacagacag caggactATGAGCAAGAGTTCCTTCAGAGGCGTTTCTCTGGGGGGAGCCAGTCCTATGGGGGCGACTCGCCACGTCTGTCTCCGTGCAGCAGCATGGGGAAACTTAGCAAGTCTGATGAGCAGCTCTCGTCTATGGAGCAGGACAGTGGTCAGTGTTCTCGTAACACCAGCTGCGAGACACTTG acaacacagagaatTACGACCCGGACTATGACTTTCTCCACCAGGACTTGTCAGCTGGTGATAACCTACCCCCAATACCAGTAGGAGGGTGCTTGAGCCCACTGCCTGAGTCTCACAGCGAGTCCTCCTCCCCAGTCCCCGGACAGCATCCCTCACATCCCCGCTTCAGTGCTCCTCCACCCCAGCAGACGCCAGAATACTGGACCCCACAGCCCAATCAAACCAATCCCTTACAGTCCTCCCGCATCAGCGCGCCCCCTGCCCTGCCCCAGAAGAAGAGACGCAGCACCCAGACATCGCCCTTCCCTGACGCAGGATCAAGGGTGCTGTACGAGCGCTACCCCTCCCAGTATGACAACTTGTCAGAAGAGGAGCGGCACCCTACACCGCCATTCCCCCTTTTCACACCTATCTCACCCATGCCCCAGACAAATGGGGGCGTGTTCGCCGCCCAATACATAGCCAGCGAGAATGCAGATGTCCCCGCCAGCCCACCGCCACTGCCGGAAAAGAAAAGTAGACACA TCCTCCAGTACATGCAGTTTGTTGAAGACTACTCTGAGCCGCAGCCCTCCGTGTTCTACCAGATGCCACAGAGCGAGAGCATCTATGAACAGCGTAACAAGCGCTTCCAGGAGGTGTGCGGCTTCAACGACTCCTTCAGCAGCACCGACTCGGTCCATGAGCCGCTGCAGCCTCCAGCACTGCCCCCAAAACAAAGGCAACTG AGCGAGAGCGCGAATGACGAGGGCGGGGAGGGGGAGTACGTCAACTTGTACTCATCCAGCCAGGCCAATGGAGAgctgcctctctccctcaga GAAACAATCACAGCTGACGATGTACTTCAAGACCCCACCCCTCAGATGCCTTCCTCCAACAGCAAAGAGGGTTTGGACAAGGAAAG GAGGCAGAAGTCGACAGAGTCGGCTGGGAGCGACGAGGAGGACGTGGACGAGCTCTCCCTCATAGATCACAAGGAGATCATGAGCAGGATAACACTAAAACAAGAA AATGATGATGGGCCTGACGTTCGTGCTGGATCAGGAGATATTCTATTAGTCCACGCTACAGAAACAGACCGCAAAG ATCTTGTTTTGTACTGTGAAGCCTTTCTGACAACATATAGGACTTTTATAACCCCCGAGGACCTCATTAAGAAGCTACACTACAG ATACACTAGTTTCTGCCACAGTCCGGACACCTTCAAGAAGCGAGTCAGCAAGAACACGTTCTTTGTGCTGGTTCGTGTGGTGGATGAGCTGTG ctTGGTGGAACTGACTGAGGACATCTTGAAACAGCTAATGGACCTGGTGTTCACGCTGGTGTGCAATGGCGAGCTCAGCCTCGCCCGTGTGCTCCGCAAGAACATTTTGGATAAGGTGGagcagaagaagctgctgcGCTACACTAACTCCCTCAAGCCACTCGCTGCCCGGGGGGTCTCTGCAAG GCCTGGAACGCTCCATGACTTCCGCAGTCATGAGATCGCCGATCAGCTCACTCTCCTCGATGCTGAACTCTTCTATAAAATCGAG ATTCCTGAGGTGCTGCTCTGGGCCAAGGAGCAGAATGAGGAGAAGAGTCCGAACCTGACTCAGTTCACAGAGCACTTTAACAACATGAGCTATTG GGTCCGCTCTTTGATAATCCAGCAGGAGAAAGCtcaagacagagagaagctgcttCTGAAGTTCATCAAGATAATGAAG CACTTACGAAAGTTGAATAATTTCAACTCCTACCTGGCAATACTGTCCGCCCTGGACTCTGCCCCCATTAGGAGATTGGAGTGGCAGAAACAGACCTCAGAG GGATTGGAGGAATATTGCACGTTGATTgacagctcctcctccttcagagCATACAGAGCTGCTCTGGCTGAAGTGGAGCCTCCATGCATCCCGTACCT GGGTCTCATTCTGCAGGACTTGACCTTCGTCCATTTGGGGAACCCTGACCTCATAGACGGGAAGGTGAACTTCTCCAAACGCTGGCAGCAGTTCAACATCTTGGACAGCATGCGCCGCTTCCAGCAAGT GCATTACGAGCTGAAGCGCAACGAAGACATCGTCTCATTCTTCAATGACTTCAGCGACCACCTGGCAGAGGAGGCCCTGTGGGAGCTGTCGCTGAAGATCAAGCCCAGGAACATCACCAGGCGCAAGACGGACCGCGAGGAGAAGACCTAG
- the rapgef1b gene encoding rap guanine nucleotide exchange factor 1b isoform X4 has protein sequence MSGKIESKQDSQRSHLSSFTMKLMDKFHSPKIKRTPSKKGKQLQPEPTAKSTEKPANKKVSRLEEHEKEVVSALRYFKTIVDKMVVEKKVLEMLPGSASKVLEAILPLVQVEARIQHSSALSSCHNRVYQSLANLIRWADQVMLDGIDLEDKENVASVTSVIKAVLDGVKELVKLTIEKQEQPSPTTPNKPAPPATTTAESSVSSEMPLIDREQEASNKTTPPATPAEAASDIPDEDVAPPKPPLPEAKMAELSPPPALPPKKRQSAPSPTRVAVVAPMSRGSSLPCSVHRQQQDYEQEFLQRRFSGGSQSYGGDSPRLSPCSSMGKLSKSDEQLSSMEQDSGQCSRNTSCETLDNTENYDPDYDFLHQDLSAGDNLPPIPVGGCLSPLPESHSESSSPVPGQHPSHPRFSAPPPQQTPEYWTPQPNQTNPLQSSRISAPPALPQKKRRSTQTSPFPDAGSRVLYERYPSQYDNLSEEERHPTPPFPLFTPISPMPQTNGGVFAAQYIASENADVPASPPPLPEKKSRHILQYMQFVEDYSEPQPSVFYQMPQSESIYEQRNKRFQEVCGFNDSFSSTDSVHEPLQPPALPPKQRQLETITADDVLQDPTPQMPSSNSKEGLDKERRQKSTESAGSDEEDVDELSLIDHKEIMSRITLKQENDDGPDVRAGSGDILLVHATETDRKDLVLYCEAFLTTYRTFITPEDLIKKLHYRYTSFCHSPDTFKKRVSKNTFFVLVRVVDELCLVELTEDILKQLMDLVFTLVCNGELSLARVLRKNILDKVEQKKLLRYTNSLKPLAARGVSARPGTLHDFRSHEIADQLTLLDAELFYKIEIPEVLLWAKEQNEEKSPNLTQFTEHFNNMSYWVRSLIIQQEKAQDREKLLLKFIKIMKHLRKLNNFNSYLAILSALDSAPIRRLEWQKQTSEGLEEYCTLIDSSSSFRAYRAALAEVEPPCIPYLGLILQDLTFVHLGNPDLIDGKVNFSKRWQQFNILDSMRRFQQVHYELKRNEDIVSFFNDFSDHLAEEALWELSLKIKPRNITRRKTDREEKT, from the exons ACTCACAACGGTCCCATCTGTCCTCTTTCACCATGAAGCTAATGGACAAATTCCACTCTCCCAAGATCAAGAGGACTCCATCCAAGAAGGGCAAGCAACTGCAGCCCGAGCCAACAGCGAAAAGTACTGAGAAACCTGCTAACAAG AAGGTTAGTCGGCTGGAAGAGCACGAGAAGGAGGTGGTCAGTGCCCTGCGCTACTTCAAAACAATCGTGGACAAAATGGTCGTGGAGAAGAAGGTGCTGGAGATGCTTCCAGGCTCAGCAAGCAAGGTGCTTGAAGCCATCCTGCCTCTGGTTCAGGTTGAGGCCCGGATACAGCACAG TTCAGCGCTGTCTTCCTGCCATAACCGTGTATATCAGAGTCTGGCCAACCTTATTCGCTGGGCGGACCAGGTGATGCTGGATGGAATCGACTTGGAAGACAAGGAAAATGTGGCATCTGTCACCAGCGTCATCAAAGCAGTTTTGGATGGAGTAAAG GAGTTGGTGAAGCTGACCATAGAGAAACAGGAGCAGCCATCACCCACCACCCCTAACAAACCAGCCCCACCTGCTACTaccacagcagagag CAGCGTGTCATCAGAGATGCCCTTGATAGATCGGGAGCAGGAGGCCTCGAATAAGACGACTCCGCCAGCTACCCCTGCAGAGGCTGCCTCTGACATACCAGATGAGGACGTGGCCCCTCCCAAACCCCCACTTCCAGAAGCCAAAATGGCAGAGCTCAG TCCTCCACCAGCTCTTCCCCCTAAGAAGCGTCAGTCAGCCCCTTCTCCTACACGGGTTGCAGTGGTTGCCCCAATGAGCCGCGGCTCCAGCCTGCCCTGCAGCGtccacagacag cagcaggactATGAGCAAGAGTTCCTTCAGAGGCGTTTCTCTGGGGGGAGCCAGTCCTATGGGGGCGACTCGCCACGTCTGTCTCCGTGCAGCAGCATGGGGAAACTTAGCAAGTCTGATGAGCAGCTCTCGTCTATGGAGCAGGACAGTGGTCAGTGTTCTCGTAACACCAGCTGCGAGACACTTG acaacacagagaatTACGACCCGGACTATGACTTTCTCCACCAGGACTTGTCAGCTGGTGATAACCTACCCCCAATACCAGTAGGAGGGTGCTTGAGCCCACTGCCTGAGTCTCACAGCGAGTCCTCCTCCCCAGTCCCCGGACAGCATCCCTCACATCCCCGCTTCAGTGCTCCTCCACCCCAGCAGACGCCAGAATACTGGACCCCACAGCCCAATCAAACCAATCCCTTACAGTCCTCCCGCATCAGCGCGCCCCCTGCCCTGCCCCAGAAGAAGAGACGCAGCACCCAGACATCGCCCTTCCCTGACGCAGGATCAAGGGTGCTGTACGAGCGCTACCCCTCCCAGTATGACAACTTGTCAGAAGAGGAGCGGCACCCTACACCGCCATTCCCCCTTTTCACACCTATCTCACCCATGCCCCAGACAAATGGGGGCGTGTTCGCCGCCCAATACATAGCCAGCGAGAATGCAGATGTCCCCGCCAGCCCACCGCCACTGCCGGAAAAGAAAAGTAGACACA TCCTCCAGTACATGCAGTTTGTTGAAGACTACTCTGAGCCGCAGCCCTCCGTGTTCTACCAGATGCCACAGAGCGAGAGCATCTATGAACAGCGTAACAAGCGCTTCCAGGAGGTGTGCGGCTTCAACGACTCCTTCAGCAGCACCGACTCGGTCCATGAGCCGCTGCAGCCTCCAGCACTGCCCCCAAAACAAAGGCAACTG GAAACAATCACAGCTGACGATGTACTTCAAGACCCCACCCCTCAGATGCCTTCCTCCAACAGCAAAGAGGGTTTGGACAAGGAAAG GAGGCAGAAGTCGACAGAGTCGGCTGGGAGCGACGAGGAGGACGTGGACGAGCTCTCCCTCATAGATCACAAGGAGATCATGAGCAGGATAACACTAAAACAAGAA AATGATGATGGGCCTGACGTTCGTGCTGGATCAGGAGATATTCTATTAGTCCACGCTACAGAAACAGACCGCAAAG ATCTTGTTTTGTACTGTGAAGCCTTTCTGACAACATATAGGACTTTTATAACCCCCGAGGACCTCATTAAGAAGCTACACTACAG ATACACTAGTTTCTGCCACAGTCCGGACACCTTCAAGAAGCGAGTCAGCAAGAACACGTTCTTTGTGCTGGTTCGTGTGGTGGATGAGCTGTG ctTGGTGGAACTGACTGAGGACATCTTGAAACAGCTAATGGACCTGGTGTTCACGCTGGTGTGCAATGGCGAGCTCAGCCTCGCCCGTGTGCTCCGCAAGAACATTTTGGATAAGGTGGagcagaagaagctgctgcGCTACACTAACTCCCTCAAGCCACTCGCTGCCCGGGGGGTCTCTGCAAG GCCTGGAACGCTCCATGACTTCCGCAGTCATGAGATCGCCGATCAGCTCACTCTCCTCGATGCTGAACTCTTCTATAAAATCGAG ATTCCTGAGGTGCTGCTCTGGGCCAAGGAGCAGAATGAGGAGAAGAGTCCGAACCTGACTCAGTTCACAGAGCACTTTAACAACATGAGCTATTG GGTCCGCTCTTTGATAATCCAGCAGGAGAAAGCtcaagacagagagaagctgcttCTGAAGTTCATCAAGATAATGAAG CACTTACGAAAGTTGAATAATTTCAACTCCTACCTGGCAATACTGTCCGCCCTGGACTCTGCCCCCATTAGGAGATTGGAGTGGCAGAAACAGACCTCAGAG GGATTGGAGGAATATTGCACGTTGATTgacagctcctcctccttcagagCATACAGAGCTGCTCTGGCTGAAGTGGAGCCTCCATGCATCCCGTACCT GGGTCTCATTCTGCAGGACTTGACCTTCGTCCATTTGGGGAACCCTGACCTCATAGACGGGAAGGTGAACTTCTCCAAACGCTGGCAGCAGTTCAACATCTTGGACAGCATGCGCCGCTTCCAGCAAGT GCATTACGAGCTGAAGCGCAACGAAGACATCGTCTCATTCTTCAATGACTTCAGCGACCACCTGGCAGAGGAGGCCCTGTGGGAGCTGTCGCTGAAGATCAAGCCCAGGAACATCACCAGGCGCAAGACGGACCGCGAGGAGAAGACCTAG